Below is a window of Drosophila bipectinata strain 14024-0381.07 chromosome XR, DbipHiC1v2, whole genome shotgun sequence DNA.
tttcatttatacGAATTTGgcatttgttattgttgtaggtttttgttttcattttttactaCAATCATTCAGTTTCAGTTGCCGGTTGCCTTTTTTGTtgcaatttctttttttttcattaagtGAATTAAGCTTCAGAGAAAGGTATACCACGAATTTAAAGATGCTCTTTAAAtttggtaaatatttatttattttgtaaattttataaaagaaaatatatgtgtaagtaatatttattatattgtatAGAAGGAAAAATATAACACGAAGctttgattaaatttttttcatattttaaaatgctttaaagaaattctttaaattatgtgagtttattttgtaattttaataatataaatatccaaacaattaaaattttttataaaatatgataCAGTAATAAAATGTtcgaaaaatgtttaaattttttttggatgaAACGTTTTCTAGAATATAATAaaagagtttttaataaatttaatctaggtttgaggtttttttttgttgtaaataGAATATGCAATGTTTTGGAATTAATTAGTTAATTAAATATGTTAGGTTTCTAGACTTGTTtgaagtatttattttaatgaaaaattttatAGAAACTTATGGGAAATATGCTGCCTATATGGATTATGAAAAATGTAATATTGCCCCCAAAAAGACAGGGTATCCAGATAAGTAGCCGACAAATTCATCCAAACAAACGTGCAAAGCAAaacaaaggcaaaaaaaaaattggcgtGCACAATTGTttaactgcaaaaaaaaagaaacaaaaaataaatgaggaaaaaaaaagaaaacatcaaGAAGAAcagcaacaattttttttttttattttttttgtacactCTGACCGCGGTCGGTCGCTTTATTGGGTGAAGGTCACGCCGGCTGCGCTGCGGCTGCGACTGCGTCtgcgtttttggtttttttttaatagctaCCGCTTTTGTTTAtctcttttactttttttttttttaagttgatCTTTTTGACTTTTGCTTTTCTATTTTTGAATGGGTTTATTACGGTTTTCATCTTGGAAGTTTAAATTGTTCCTAAATTACTTAAATTATCACATAAAATATACTAATTATTATtagaattgtttttttttaagaactaaattaaaaataattaacctacataaaaaaatggattattatgaaaataatttaaaaaaggtcactttttaatttgtgaatttaaagcttttaaagcggaaaaagtttataaatgatcgtttatattttaatgatttgttttgcgtgaattatttaaatattttaaagtaaaaaaaagtcaCGTTTCCCCCCATGATTCATAATCACAATCATCATCACTGGCAAATGATCTGTGACCCCTGGAAATAGcagttttttcatttttgcacAATTTTTAACACAATCAcggctttaattttttgtttaatgtcACAGTTCACACGGCCAGTAAATCACTGTTTTATCCATgacttgtttcttttttttccacccatatatttttattagttcTTTTTTAATACACTTATGGCgaaattcataaatttaaaCGCCTCTGCTAAAAGCGAATTTCGTTTAaaccattttatttaattttattttttgcgcaTGTGTGTAAAAGTTATTTCTGTCATTTGTTTAGCGTATATTTTGGTTAATTTATTGCCtacatttttttgatttgAACTGGCAAGAACTGGAAATTCGCTAGACATCAAGGTCGTCTtgaaaaaacacacaaaaaatataaatttgacaaaaaaaatggaaacacTAAAGGCAATGCAGAATCAAAAGTACAAAATAGTCCTAGAAGAAAAAATGTATGTAAATAATGacagaaacaaaatttatgaacaaaaaccccaaaataCATTAAAAGAAACCCTGCTTATAACAAAATacagctttaaaaaaataaacaaaaaaaatagatttataaaaatacattaaacAGGCTTCAATAGTTaaactaaccaaaaaaaaaaaaaacaaaatataaaaaatttgccagaaagaaaaaaaaggaagcaaaaaaaataagagagaaatttttgtaaattttgtattttttcgaaaatatttaataaatgtgTTTTACACATACAAACACACCctcagacacacacacaccaattcgtatatacatttattatacaaaacgataaaaatatcaaaaaattaagaattattgaatccaaatataaaatatacaccatatacttaaaaaatattcaattatatattatatatatatatatttagaaagcaagaaacaacaaattgtatgtatgatatatatatataaatttatatatatatttaataacttAATAGAACTCTAACAAATTTTGTAATTAGCgaggcgtatacgtaatgaacaaaaaaaatacaaaaataaaatggaaaatagtTTCACAGGACGAAGGACGACGGACGGATGAGCTTAAGAAAGACAACTTTTGTATGAAATATAAATTGTGAGAAAATGGAAATGTGGAAAGTGGagaaagtaaaaaataaagaaaagaaaagcccAGAGCCACACACAAGAATTTGGGTTTCTATTGAGGGGGTTTGGGTTCAATTTTGAACTTATAtcttaatcaaataaaatatataacacaTGACAAAATGACGACCActtttttcctaatttttcCATGCctattttaaagcttaaatcttcttattttcaattttatttcttaactTCCTTGGCagatttcttttctttttttcttcaacGGACAGATGCAACTCAAAGATGCCTCGCCCAAAGGCCAGctgtaattttatttcttaaactttttttttgtattttttgttgttgtattgttgcttttgttgtttttttttctgggggGTTCGAATGTCACATAACTGGTCTGGACAGATGAGAAGCCGAGCCGACCAAACCCTCTTGTTTCGGGCATCCCTGGTCCTGTGCGTGCTTTTTCCTTTATTACTTctcagtatatatatttttttttggtttttgctttttaattaTGTATAGATTTCGGTGGCTTGCAGCTTGCAGTAAGaagtctttgttttttttgcaaaatttcaGGCAACTTGCAACAGGTGCAAGTTAAGGTCCAATCGATGAAGTTAACAGTGTTGAAATGAAGGCACATTATCTTAAATGCCCTGACTCATCAAAGGGGTACGTTAGCTTTTCATTTCCTTTTCTTATAttctttattaattaaaattggcaaggaattttttaaaactagtACGTTGAAAAAGATATTTCATATCTTCTCAACTtttaaaccctttttttttttagaagtttttatttttaagcaaaAGTCTCTACAATTTCCCAATGTAATTCATGGTAGAGTGTTTTCCAAGAGTGCGCTCCAGAGTTGTTAAAAGGGTGGGGGGGAAAGGGCCCAAAAGGTAGGATGATATGATGTTGGCAAGGTGTTTGCTTGCTAGGCCCGTGCCGTACCCCAAGACGAAACCCGGCTCTTGCCAAACCCCGAGGGGGAACCTCGTAACTGAAAACTAAAAACTGATTAGGGCCCCTCAACTTTAAAGggcttattttattttcctttcttttggTGTGTGCGTGTTGCCGCCGCCAAGTTAATTGAACTTAATGCAGGTTGAGATACAATTATGCTGGCCCTGCACCTTTTATTTAATGATGACATTCGGCagcggatcggatcggatcggatcggactTTAGGATCGGTTTGGTTTTGGGATAAGCTTCTTTTGGCAATAGTTTTGTGAGATTCTTTTTGGTCCTAACAATTGCAATGTGAGACAAGGTCCCAAAAACACGAATCCCGTTCATCCGCATTATAGACCCCTTGCACGCAACGCACCATCGCAAGATGAAAGACCGGCAGAAGCAGAGATATCGCAGTTTGAAAATCGATGTACACTCGCCCGGTGACGATTTCAAAGCCCCAGATAAACCATTCGGTGAACATGACAATGCTGGTTACGATAAGCCATGGCCACATCAAAAGAGGAGAGCTCTGAAAAGGTGGGGATATATAtccagctataagatatattaTCCTACCATATTCATACGTACCTGTGTAATGCCAATGAGTAGTAGAATCCATGAGATTAGGGATATTACGGAGCCAGCAAGTCGAGCCTGACGTAGACGACGATGACTTATGATATAGAATTGACGATTGCGCCACATCTTCAACTTTTGGCAAGGAGTTATCCACACCATACGAAGTTCCCGTAAGCTGCAAAAGAATCCCAAGCAGCTGCATAGCAGTACTGTCCAGTATATATACGGAAACCACTCGGCACGGCAAAGACTATAGTATCTTAGGACATCCACGACTTGATTCCAGCGATTCATCGGACAAAATTCCCATATTGAGTATGGAGGGAATTCGTTGCGAAAAAAGATCCGATGGAAAATCCGCATCAGCCCcctattgattttttttatctggTGAAGCTCGAACATCGTTAGACTCGGGTATTATTATTGGTGTAGTCCCGACTTATACAAATTACTgaagaattttatttatattttggttgGATTTATGATTTCCAGTTCTaaattttatgtatttatttgtataCATTTGATCAGGCTGACTGCcaatgaaaatgtttaatgATTATCTTGTTTTACTTTGAAATCCGAAAACTTTCTCATGgccatttaatttttgaaatgttcaaggaattttctccaaaaatttgacaaaaaatgtaaaagatATTTCCTTTTTAAATTTCGATGCCGATTTGTCGATTTAAAGATTTATACCAATCTTTAGGGATATTCCGCTTAAAACtcagatgagaattgggatatagccatcactgtggaccctatagggcaaaaccccattttcaaggaatcccatcaggaaaaattgaccaaaaatctgaaaaatatttagtctcaggattttgatgcagaatggtggagaatcgatctagaaatcgtttaaggtgctccGCATGAGAaccggatgagaattggggatgATATCGCCATCATggtgggccctataggaaagaaccacattttcaaaggaccccatcaggaaaaatggacaaaaaatctaaaaaatattttgcctcaggattttgatgcagaatggtggagaatcgatctagaaatcgtttgaggtactccgcttgagaatcggatgagaattggggaagatatagccatcatgGTGGGCTCTATAGGAGagaaccacattttcaagggatcccatcaggaaaaatggacaaaaaatctaaaaaatatttttcctcaggattttgatgcagaatggtggcaaatcgatccagaaatcgttaaaggtactccgcttgagaatcgaatgaaaattggggaagatatagccatcaccgttggccctataggggaaaaccccattttcaagggatcccatcaggaaaaatggacaaaaaatctgaaaaatattttgtcacgggatttcgatgcagaatggtggagaatcgatctagaaatcgtttaaggtactccgcttaagaatcggatgagaattgtggaagatatagccatcaccgttggccctataggggaaaaccccattttcaagggatcccatcaggaaaaatggacaaaaaatctgaaaaatattttgtctcagaattttgatgcagaatagtagcaaatcgacccagaaatcgtttaaggtattccgcttgagaatcggatgagaattgtggaagatatagccatcacctttggccctataggggaaaaccccatttcaagggatcccatcgcgaaaaatggacaaaaaatctgaaaaatattttgtctcagaattttgatgcagaatggtagcaaatcgatccacaaatcgtttaaggtactccgcttaagaatcggatgagaattgtggaagatatagccagcAGCGttggccctataggggaaaaccccatttcaagggatcccatcaggaaaaatggacaaaaaatctgaaaaatattttgtcacgggatttcgatgcagaatggtggagaatcgatcgacaaatcgtttaaggtattccgcttgagaatcggatgagaattggaaaagatatagccatcaccgttggccctataggggaaaaccccatttcaagggatcccatcaggaaaaatggacaaaaaatctttagaatattttttctcaggattttgatcaATTTTGATTCATCTTAACAATCGAATCTAAATTGGCAAAGGTAAAGATTTTGCTGGGAAAGAttttgtcattgcaaaatcCTTTGCCTTAATATCCTTATAacatatatattgtataattattttataataccCATTTTTCCATCTTAAACAGTCATACATATATTGCCATTTGAGCCATATCCGTCCCAAATTCCTATCATGTCATCTTGGGTTGTAAACTCTTAATATAGTCGTCGTCTATATGTCGTAAATGTCAGtctattattatataaattacgAAACTTGAACTATTTTGGTATTCCATAAATGTTCCAGGTATTCCTTCCTACCTGACGCGATCGTTACGCTCGATAATATATATAGCTCCTGGGGCATTATCTAGAGTTCTTAGAACTGAAACCGACAATTTAATGGCGCCTCACTGTTATTCTCTCGCAGCGAGAATCTGCGCGCTGAGGTCAAAGTTGATGGTGGAGGTGAAAGTGCCATAAAAGATGCGACATCCTGTATGGATATTGCCATTAAAAGTGCGTCCATTCTACCCTATATCGTAAAAACTCTTTTCTTTTGGGTATTTCATAGACGACATTTGTTGTCTCCCTTTGCCTTTCTTCCGATTAACCTGTGACCCTACAAGGGCCAGGTAGGTTCATCTGTAGTTTGGTTCTATTTTGTCATTTTGTATCTGTAAGTAGATACTATATTTGTGAGAGCTGCAGGTGTTTTCCCTGCCGGAGATGAATCAGCAAACTGAGTAAAGTACAgaacaattattattttattgaaatgcTCTGGGTTGTGAGTTAATAGTGCAATGTGTGCACTTTGAGAAAAATATTAGTGCATAGATAATACATACA
It encodes the following:
- the LOC108129984 gene encoding uncharacterized protein, producing the protein MFELHQIKKINRGLMRIFHRIFFRNEFPPYSIWEFCPMNRWNQVVDVLRYYSLCRAEWFPYIYWTVLLCSCLGFFCSLRELRMVWITPCQKLKMWRNRQFYIISHRRLRQARLAGSVISLISWILLLIGITQSSPLLMWPWLIVTSIVMFTEWFIWGFEIVTGRVYIDFQTAISLLLPVFHLAMVRCVQGVYNADERDSCFWDLVSHCNC